ACTATCATTTACTTCATAAATGGTGTTGTCTATGACAGGTTTCTTAGTTCCACCACTAGATAACAATCTAGCTGATCTTCTTACTTGAGGGATTTTGgttgatttggatttggattttgtgTAAACAATGAAGGGTTTTGGAACAGTATTAGAGGGTTGAGGGTTTGATTTTGACACATCTTCCTGAGACAGTTTCATGATTGTTTCAGCAATAATCTTCTCAGCATTTCCTAATTCCACTGAggaatttgttggattttgttgGTTAATTTCCGTATCAGAGTTAGGAGCGGTTGTGAATCGTTCAGAGATGGTTTCAGAGATGGGAGAAGGAGGTGGAACAGGCGGTTGTGATGGTGATTCAGTTTCAGTGGTTGGAGGAGGAATGGGAGCAGGGACACGACCGGTGTTCTTGGTTCTAGCCATTGCGAAATTTTTGAAGGAGATGGATGAGTGAAGAAGTAACGGTTACAAAGTGATTTTAAGGAGAGAAGATAAGAGAAACTGTCTTGAGAATGCTTGGAGTAGGTGTACTTGAGTACACTATTTGTCTTGGGACTCTAAGAAAACCTAACTAGTTCTTACACTAATTGTACTTGTCTATTAATTAATACAGTAATTTAAAAAGTGTAGGGAGTACTACCGGTTTTCATAAATTTATTACCTTCACAtacttaaataaattttttaattaaaggtGAGCAAGTGATTTTAGACCTAAAACAAAGAACGTTCTAAGACTGTTCTTCAGATAGGACATTtcgtaatttttaatttttctttaatgaaaTTGAAACGTTCTTCAACCAATGGtttagtaaaaatgtcagctaactggttttcagtatcaacaaaggTTAATTCAACTTCCTTTTTATTAACATGATCTCTAAtgaaatggtgtttaatttcaatatgttttgatcttgaatGCTGAATAGggttttttgataaattgatagcactagtattatcacataaaattttaatatttgtgtacctTAATGAGAAGTCTTCAAGTTGGTTTTTGATCCAAATCACTTGAGAGCAACAATTTGCAGCAGacacatattctgcttcagttgttgaaagtgctatggtattttgttttctgcaacaccaacttacaagtgcttctccaagaaattgacatgctccacttgtgctttttctttccaatttatccccagcatagtcagcatcacaatatgCTATAAGATCAAAATGTGAACCCTTTTTGTACCATAGACCAGTATCTGGTGTTCCCACCAAGTATCTAAAAATTCTTTTGACAGCAGTGAGATGTGATTCTTTTGGAGATGATTGAAACCTTGCACATAACCCTACTGAGAAgacaatgtctggtctacttgcagtcAAATAAAGgagtgatccaatcattcctctatattccttttcagatacatcctttcctttttcatctttgtctagacttgttgatggatgcattggtgTAGGCATAATTTTAGCCTCATTCATCTTAAACTTTTTGAGGAGATCTTtgacatatttttcttgacttaTAAAGATTCCTTCTTCaagttgtttgatttgaagaccCAAAAAGAATCTAAGTTCTCCCATCatactcatctcaaattcactttgcatgAGGGTTGAGAATTCTTCACACATTGTTTCATTTGTAGCTCCAAAgatgatatcatcaacataaacttgAACTACTAAAAGATCATTTTGGTTTTCCTTTCTAAAAAGTGTGGTAtctatttttcctctagaaaaaccattgtTTAAAAGGAAAGTgcttaatctttcataccatgctcttggagcttgcttaAGCCCATAAAGAGCTTTAGTTAGCTTAAAAACATGATCTGGTCTATGTTGATCAATAAAACCAGGTGGTTGATGAACATagacttcttcatttaaaaatccatttagaaaagcacttttgacatccatttgaaaaagttttaaacatttgtgagatgcatatgcaagtaGTATTCTAATTGCCTCTAACCTGGCCACTggtgcaaatgtttcatcataatcaatgccttcttgttgattatatccTTGAGCCACAAGTCTTGCCTTGTTCCTTATAACTTTTCCTTCTTCATCAAGTTTATTCCTAAAGACCCATTTAGTACCAATGATTGAATTTTCTTGAGGTTTAGGTACTAGCTTCCAAACTTCATTTCTTTCAAATTGCAGAAGCTCTTCCTTCATAGCTTCAATCCATGATTCATCTATAATTGCTTCATCTATGGATTTTGGTTCTATTTGAGAAATCATAGCTAGATTGTTTTCTTTATTCTGAGTAGCTCTTCTTGTTCTTACACCATCTGCTGTACTTCCAATGATTTGTTCTTGTGGATGATAATTGACCATTTTCCATGTCCTTGGAGGAGCTTGTGGGGATTCTTCTATTTCATTAGTTTTCCTTTTCTGATTTGTAGTTTCCTCTTCCTCATCAGCAGTTATGGTTGTTTGTTCCTCAAACTCATCAAACTTtacatgcatgctttcttcCATAGCTTGAGTTCTTAGGTTATAAATTCTATATGCTTTTGAAGTTAAAGAATATCCTAAGAATATTCCTTTGTCTGATTTTGAGTCAAACTTACCCAGATTATCTCTAATATTAAGAATGTAGCAGTAGCagccaaaaatatgaaaatatgatatgttAGGTTTTTTATCCTTCCAGATTTCATAAGGTGTTTTCTTTAAAACTTTTCTAATAGTTACTCTGTTCAAGATATAGCAAGCAGTGTttatggcttcagcccaaaaatacTTTTccacatttgattcatttatcatagttcttgccatttcttgtagagttctattttttctctctacaactccattttgttgtggagttctaggacaagaaaaattatgagaaataccattttcattaaaaaaggtttcaaacagagagttttcaaattcacctccatgatcacttctaatggagataatttttgtttctttttcattttgaacttttaagcaaaagtttttgaaagcttcaaaagagtcatctttttgttttaaaaacaaCACCCAAGTAAATCTGGAATAATCATCTACAATAACAAAACCATAATTCTTACCTCCAAGGCTTGTGGTTCTGACTGGTCCAAACAAGTCTATGTGAAGTAGTTCAAGAGGTCTTTTGGTTGAAATAAATTCCTTTATTTTAAAACTACTTATTACCTGTTTTCCTCTTGCACATGATTCACATAACTTATCATTATCAAAGCTTATCTTTGGTAATcctcttactagatcaagtttagaaagttttgaaatggttttcatacttatatgtcctgcccttttgtgccaaatccaCTTGTCTCTTTCAAGAGACACAAAACATGATTCATCAGGGAGTTCATCTAAGTATATGatataaacatttttctttcttgatccattgaaaagaattttgtcagAAGATGAGTGTTTGATTTCACATGTATCAGGTTTAAATATAACCTCAAAACCATTgtcacataattgactaatgCTTATTAAGTTATGTTTAAGACCTTCTACATAATggacattttcaattttagcaGAGTTTATCTTACCAATTGTACCTTTACCTTTGATAGTAGCTGTCTCATTATTACCAAAAGTAActgatcctccttctttcttttcaaaggAAAGAAAGCTTTGTCTATCTCCAGTCATATGTCTGGAGCAgccactgtccaagtaccatgGCTTCTTCTTGACTGTGAGAAGACATTCCTGCATTTGTTTTTAGCATGCTTTTAGGTACCCATATCTTTCTGGGTCCTTGATGGTTAGTGTTATAATGACTCTTCTTAAGTTGATAAGAAGAGTTTCTAGTCTGTTTTTTAAGAATGTTCTGAGATCGTTCTGAAAAGTATTTCCTATGATAATTTTGTTGTCTAGATtttctataacaaaaaggtTCAAGATGTCCTTCCTTATGACagtaagagcatttgtatatggGTTTATTTGGAACAAAAAGTTTCTTGTATAATTTTTGATTGTTGTAATTTTCAAAACCTAGGCCTGTTTTGCTAGAACTGCATTTTTGGGATCCTAGAATATTTTCAAAGGTTTTAGTAGACTTTACAAATTTGTTTATGTCATTTTCAAGCtttgaaatattttcctttagttttctattttctatttgtATGTTAGGTTTGATTTGTTCCTTATGACTTTCTCTAAGTTCTTCTAATTTTCTATTATGAGCAATTTCCATGTTTTTGATTATTTCTTTTAATGTCTCATTTTCAGTTTTATATTCATCCTTTTCTTTGGAAATTTTGGTTACTTCTTCCTGAAGctgatcatattttttatttagagttAAGCTATCATAAAATAAGTTATCAAACAaatgttcagttttttgacAAGAAGAACAAGTTTCAGCATTTACCTCGTGTGTTTCTGATCTTGTCATAAGGCATACATTtgcttcttgttcctcttcttcttctgggAGTTCATCTAATTCATCCCAGGTTGCCATCATTGATTTCTTTGCAAAAggttttttgagttttggacAATCACTTTTGTAGTGTCCAAATTGATTGCATTCATAGCATTGAATTTTGCTCATGTCAACTTCAGATTTTGCACTACTTCTTTTATTTGGAAATGTTCTTCTCatttgatttcttctcatcatgAGTTTTTGAATTCTCCTTGAGAGTAGAGCAAATTCTTCTTCATTATCTTCATCAAGCAAGTCTTTGCTGAAAAGAATTTCTTTCTGCTGAAGACACTCTTTTGTTTGAGAGTCCAGAgcaatcatctttttctttggaGATTTATCCTCTTGAAGTATTGCTTCATGAGCTTTAAGAGAACCAATTAAGTCCTCCATTTTAACTTCAGAGAGAGTTTTTGACTCTGTGATGGCTGTTACTATATGCCTCCATTCTTTAGGTAGACATCTTAGTATCTTTCTTACTCTTTCATGTGTGGTGTATGTTTTTCCAAGAGAGTTGAGTTCATTTATGATGATAGTGAATCTTCCATACATCTGATCAATGGATTCATCTTCCTTCATCTCAAATAACTCAAACTTTCTTACACCAATATCAATTCTTGTTTCTTTGACACGACTGGTTCCTTCATGATGAGTTTTGAGAGTATCCCACATTTCTTTAGCAGTTTTGCATTGCATGATcctgtcatattcttccctgcacaaagcacttttaataaataattgagctttagtaTTTAAAAGTACCCTGTCTGCTTCAGTGGTTGTCCATTCAGCTTGAGGCTTTGGAGTGGTAGAATCTTTTGCCAATGGTGTGTATTCTCCATTTTCAATCACTGACCACATGTAGTTATCTTGTGATCTTAGGAATAGCTCCATTTTATCTTTCCAGTAGTAGTAGTCATTTCCTTCAAATAGTGGTGGCCTAGTTGATGATCCACCTTCTGAAATAAACTTTGCAGGTTTTGACatacttccttcctgaatcttttcctctaagcacttgttagatgctcaacctttagaggcagagctctgatgccaattgaagtagcaaagtttttcacaagaaagggggggtttgaattgtgacccttttaaaatttaaactcaagtcacaaaataaatagttagtgataaaattatttgtgctcagtgagatcgttctaagaatgatctgtgctgtgtaaaaacagttgcagaaaataaaagtttaagggaaagaagataaacacaaagagttatcctggttcacccctaatctttgggttacgtccagtccccacctcctgtgagtttgtccactagaatcacttaaaAGTTACAGATCCAATACTTACAAATTCACCTTgatcttgacctaagatcaacaacttaccaaagctcctagagctttgAACTTTCCTAGTCAACTTGACCAAtcaacactcaatcaatagtcacgtattgacttgagcaattACAATATAGATGATTTGTTTCTAAGCTTGAATTCAGACTCACTATAAAAGAGAAGCTTAGATGAAAGCACTCTAAAGAGATTGGAACTCAGATTATGATACAAAAGAGTGACTTAAAAAGGACTTTGAGCTAAAGAGATTGAATGGGATTTATATCACTTGAATTGCttgaaaactcttgctctttcccttggacttgattgccttttatagatgcttgcttgagattgaagcttggccttcaagtatatcagttagagagtaaaatagagctgttactcagtgctctatatgcagcagacaacttctgcataatgtgcagattctctgttcagtcttggaacagtcttgatttccttttggctttgatccataagatccaaataaGTATGAGCTGTTGCCAAGTgtatatgagttgtttcttacatccttccactgtcatgtatcagatatagccgtttggatgctcagaaaaggactcatgacagttggagatggttttaaaaaactgtgtgcaggatcagtcttgcattggtcttgaaacagtcttgactgcaccagcaaataagatgaaccttcatccttccttcCTTGTGGTGTGCAGCTGTTAGATAGCTCTAAGGACTGATCAGTAGTAGCCTTAGCAAGAGAATAAAACCAGCTGGAATAGTACAATAGCATATGAGACAAAATTGTACTTCTATGACAAGCCATGGAAGAATGTTCCATTTGTGTACTTTGCATAAGTACAATACAACTCATAGTTAAAATCTGGTTGTTCCTTTGTGATTGGTCCATGATATTATATCAGATGTATTCATTGGTTGGCCAATACCACAATTGATCAAGCTCATGGTTTTCTTCATGATATGtgactaggaaagcatatacttaaattccatcacatgttgttgatcccaaaagagattatctcctgtagtgatttggtccataaatccattgtaaagtgcttatttgttttgttcttagttgacttgaaaaaccagaaa
This genomic interval from Trifolium pratense cultivar HEN17-A07 linkage group LG6, ARS_RC_1.1, whole genome shotgun sequence contains the following:
- the LOC123892104 gene encoding uncharacterized protein LOC123892104, coding for MSKPAKFISEGGSSTRPPLFEGNDYYYWKDKMELFLRSQDNYMWEEYDRIMQCKTAKEMWDTLKTHHEGTSRVKETRIDIGVRKFELFEMKEDESIDQMYGRFTIIINELNSLGKTYTTHERVRKILRCLPKEWRHIVTAITESKTLSEVKMEDLIGSLKAHEAILQEDKSPKKKMIALDSQTKECLQQKEILFSKDLLDEDNEEEFALLSRRIQKLMMRRNQMRRTFPNKRSSAKSEVDMSKIQCYECNQFGHYKSDCPKLKKPFAKKSMMATWDELDELPEEEEEQEANVCLMTRSETHEVNAETCSSCQKTEHLFDNLFYDSLTLNKKYDQLQEEVTKISKEKDEYKTENETLKEIIKNMEIAHNRKLEELRESHKEQIKPNIQIENRKLKENISKLENDINKFVKSTKTFENILGSQKCSSSKTGLGFENYNNQKLYKKLFVPNKPIYKCSYCHKEGHLEPFCYRKSRQQNYHRKYFSERSQNILKKQTRNSSYQLKKSHYNTNHQGPRKIWVPKSMLKTNAGMSSHSQEEAMVLGQWLLQTYDWR